Part of the Spea bombifrons isolate aSpeBom1 chromosome 3, aSpeBom1.2.pri, whole genome shotgun sequence genome, aaaaaagaaaggtgatTTCATTTCAAAGCCTCACTCCAATGGAATAAACATTTCTGATGTAAGACAGCTGGCTAAAATCAAAGGCTGTCTAATCAACATTTACTTGACTGCAATGCAACcgatataaataaaagagcCAACAATAGAAGTCATAGTGCAGAGAGCTGACAGAGTGATTTCCTGCACTCTCCCCCAGGCTGTGTGAAGAGGAACCGTTTGTCAGGgcttatttcatttgttttctgcACTTTTTGGCACCTTCTATTATCAGTTAATGCAGGAGAGCTGCTTCCTAGACACGGGACAGCACACTTTCTCATAATGCTTATTGtgtaaccctttgtgtgccacGGCATAAtgacaaaagtatatatatctatctatctatatatatatatatatagatagatagatatatatacatatatacatgtatgtatatatatatatatatgtatgtatgtatatatatatatatatatgtatatatatatatgtataaatatatatgtatgtatatatatatatatatatgtatatatatatatacatatatatatatatatatatatatatatacatatatatatatacatacatatatatatatacgtctgtgtgtgtatatatatatatgtgtctgtgtgtgtatatatatatatgtgtctgtgtgtgtatatatatatatgtgtctgtgtgtgtatatatatatatatgtctgtgtgtgtgtctactTTAGTTAGAGGTCATACACATTATTATCGAAAAGAAATTCAGTAACGATGGTTttatcaatacattttattattgttttaagatCCAGTGATAAATGTCATTTATCAAAAATCAGCGTAAAGtgccatacacttatacattttattattattattttttttacaaaattattttggaaTGTTAGCTCCTGTacaaataaaaagggaaaaaaatatacaatttcagCTCCTGTGTAGAAATGCACAAAATTCCCACTGAAAACCAGCATGCAGTCTTCTGTAAATAAGCCAGAGGTTTATACGGCGAGTTCAGAATGATCTGTTtgttttgtccccaaaaattaacattattatgGAGCAAAATGTCTCctgtctgtaataaaaaaaaaaccatcaacTGTCAGCAGTATTAAGTTCCTGGTACAATTGAATGGGCTGGCTGAGCGTGATAGTGGTTGCAGCTCAAAGCAGCTGGACTTACAGTCTTTTTATCCTAACCACACTTAGCAAATGCATGCTTATATTTATGCTACACTTAAAATAGTGTGAAATTAAGATGTTTGCAGTGCTTATTGCCACTAAAGCACCCCCCTCCAGAATATCAGTTCTATAGACCTATaaggttaatttatttttggggttttAATATAAGTTTATAGCTCTCCAATATAAGAACAGCACAGGCACAGATGGGGAGGAATTTTCATCTGTTTGGAAGAATTATGGTGTGGATGGTTTCTTCAAAAGCAAGACAGCACCACCTTTTGGCATAAAGTTGAGCAGTGCCAACATCCAAAATTTCCTTCTCATCTCTGGATTGAGTTTCAGTTCCAACAAAAGCAAGTTTTATCCAACCAGGAACATTAGTCTATAAAAATCCAGTCTTCTTACACTTTAATATGTTACCAAAATGACTTAAATAGCTTGATATATCCGGATTTTTAATGCAGTCTGtttcagcattttatttttgatggtTTGAGTTCTTTGACTTGTGTGTGAAGCGTTTTATGGACAGCTAAAGTTCTGGACTGACAAAATCCTTTGCCACACTCCTGACACTTGAAAGGTTTTTCCTTAGAATGAATGTACCTAAAATATATaggaaaaatacaattatttgtaaaatgttagGTCTCGGAGATGTTACCTTTAGTAAAATTTGTTCTTAACCTCTTAATTCATGTAACCATTTGCTAGCTGGACTGAGTTGTTACATTCCCATTGTGTTGTTTGATATTCagtgttttattataatttcatGTAGATTTAAACATTAACAAGTATCCCCCCCATAACTGAATCAGTTCCAAAGTTTAAATATAGAAATTGTGCATGTGCCATTAGtctatatgtaaaatgtatgtatatggttTCATATACCCTAGACATTACATGGAGGATTATAATTACCTGTGGTCTCGCAAGTGGTCTTGTCTTCTGAATGCCTTGTGGCAAATGTCACAAGTGTATGGCCTTTCATCTGTGTGAGTTCTCTCATGGATCAAAAGATTATAAGATTTGGTAAAATGTCTTCCACAAAATTTACAAACAAATTCCTTCTTGGTTTTTGAAGGCAGTCTCCCCCTTGTTGGTTTCTTCTCAGGGCCCAGTTTGGTTACATCAAGAAGAGTAGTCATGGCAGAAGGAGACCCTTGAATATCTATTTGGGTCAGTTTACAATGGTCTTCCTGGGTGGCAGCCACTGCAAGGTTAGCAAAGTCAAACCTGGGTTTTGTCTTGACAGCCAAGTTGGTGGATTCATGCTTGGGGTGGACGACATGAGGCAAAAGTGGGAAAGCTGCAGGAAGATGAAATCTAGTGTCTATCAGATTAGAAACTCCTGGAACTTTGGAAAAGGAAGATCTTGGCAGGTGGATGGTTGGATATCCCAAAGTCCATTGGTGAAGGTGAACTGCATGCAAGGCACTGAAACCATAGATGTTTGGAATGTGATCTGGTGGCACTGGGAGCCCATTAAAGGCTTGAAGGAAGGAGTAGTTGGTAAGCTGCAGGGAGGGATGTATTGGCACAGGAGCTGGAAGAGTCTTGCTGGCCATAATGAGGACTTGAAGATCTGCTCCTCTGGTCTTCCTGGAGTCCACTAGCTGTAAGGAAACAAACaattagtaaatacaaaataatataaaattatatatataattgatatataatatattttattatatactggAAATGTACCCTAGCCTAAGGAAATTACATTTGTAATCTAACTtgtatgttgttttatttttatttattttttatttttatttagtttgttaACAGGTTTATTTAGCATATATAAAATTTAAGGGTCACTAGTATACAGGCATATTGATCACGAGTACAATAGGTAAGAACCGTGTCCCCTAAGAATTTGATGGTTAACCCGATTGAATGGTTTTGGATgttgtttttcataaaaaaacaaaattacttcAATATTTCTGTATTGATTTTTATCTTGTAACGTATTTTGGGGGTTTTAGATGCCAAGGGCTGGAATGTATTCTGGCACTGAAGGAGTTAACCTTGCATTTAATTAGCCGTAACCAAAAACAGTggttaaatatgaaattatatgCAAACTCAGATTTAGATATGGAAACGGGATTATTCAGATTACTTGGATTTAATGGttgaattttaatattaatgatgAGAATACTAGGGTATTTTCACTTAgtattgtacagctctgcagaaTGCGAAAGCGCTATatgagtaaaaataataataaataatattcattgAAAATAAACTGTAGAGCGATAAATATTCTTACCAGATGAAATCGAATAAATTAATCAGACTTCAGGCCTTctcggagaaaaaaaaacacggttTTGTTTCGTGGAATCTGGAATACAAGAAGTTAAAAAAGGTTGATATCTTTATTTTATGAGTCATTCGGATGAAAACCTTGAGCATATACCGGTATTTTCTAGAATTCCAGTGAAATTATAGAGAAACAATAATACACACCCATtacaaacattcattttatttacatttttggtcaTGTCTatcagaaataaatgtaaagcaaATCAGGTGCATATCGCTAAATTCGGAGCAAACTGtgcgattatatatataaaaaaaaacacagccatGATTAATATCAAGTAAATTTGAACTGAATAAATATGTCGGTAGAAATTcgaataatataataaagtagaATTATGGCTGAATTTAAACGACTTCAGATTTTAAAAGACCCCGTTTTTGTAAGAGAATATAAATCAACGACTGGCAGTCCCCCCGTgcgacattaatatatataaaatatatatatatatatatatatatatatatatatatatatatatatatacatatacacacacacacacacacacatatatatacaatatatatatatatatatatatatatatatatacatacatttgtattataaaGTGGATAGAGAAACCTGTTTTCTTCCCAAGAGTATACTCTGTAGCGCGTATCTAAAATCTGCCATTTAAAAGTGAAGAACAACCACCTTGTAAGAATCCCTATACTGtacttatattttttaactttacttagatttatacataaaacattgttcCCAGTGAATGTACTGAACACCCACAAATTAAATAAGCACAAAATGTTAGTTTACAGGTATTTTTACATTCtatgtttaaaatacttttttataattataattttagaattcattatatattattagtaataataaatatttattcagaagTGTATATGATCTGTCGATAGCATACATCAGAATATCACCAAGTTTAAAAACCCACGTTTATTTGAACCGCTACGTTATTTTCTGccccttgggggggggggattctaaGAGCAGAGGGAAAAGGcagtatataaaatgcaaaCGAATCgataggaaaataataaaaattagacGAATAACTAGGAGTGGGGTATTAATGGTGTTATTTCTGGAATTTAACCTTAACTTGGGAAGGAATTGTAACAtgctatttatatttaaagagaGAAATTCGATTTAACGTCACCTATCAATTTGAGCAGAAATGTTAATTTCAttaatatataagtgtatatatatatatatatatatatatatatatatatatttatatatactagtACTCAAGGTGCttttataaaaaagttaaaattatactatatatataatatatactatatatatatatatatatatatatatatatatatcttactaCACAGATGTTGTCGTTTGCAGGTAAAATATAATAGAGGTAAtggttataaaaatattaatctttTCCAGGCAGATAAGATTGTTCTGAAACTCTTATGTTATGTACAATGtacatttctaataaaatatgtaaatctcTTTGGAATGTATCCAGTTTATAACCTCACAAATATAGTGATTTCCAGCATCTCCCTATAAACGTTAGCTTTATAGACTACTCTTAAACACTGACCAAGCTGTGATGCTTTAGGGACAAAGTTAACCCCCCCTATGCTGTATCACCACAGCCTTTAATTCTAGGTCATATAAACAGATGGATATCTACCTTCAAAAAGATTCTGGGGGAGTTATCTGCACCCCCTAGCAATAAAAGGTACAATTTTTAAACAGACGACTTGGTTGCTGAGTAATTGATAACAGACCCCATGTGTACTGACATAAGACTGAAACAAAACCCTTTCTGCCAAGATAAATGTACCCTGGAAAATGGGACCATAAACTTGAAAGAATACATCTGTCCCCAGCTTTCATTACCTTTATAATGTTTGGTAGGCTTGCTAAAATAAATGATCCTTTGCTATTGTGTAGAACTATCTTAAAGATAAGTtcaacttcttttttttccaaccaGATATGTTTAGATGATTCATTATCATAGACAGTTAgctgttaaaaagaaaaaaaaaacattcaacaaCCTTATAGGAATCCATCACTTTTCTATTTGCTGGATCTGTATCTTTGTGGGCTACACATTTAAATTTGATTGTgtggttaattattattttatctatacccCAGCCTGTAACCCATTGGAATAAAGTACAAGATAAACACTGCACCTCCAAATaatggattaaaaaataatacaaaatgtaaaaacaaatccCCTGATTTATTACAAGTTTCAGCAATATTGATGTGGAGAAATACCCAAGGGAAATGTTCATAATAATGAAATGagttgtattgtttatttttttattttaaattaaccaCTTTTAAGATTATAAGAATGGCTTATTCAAACTCACATAAAATGATTTGCACTGAAACACAggtatttaaaattaatatttacatgaaccattattagtaataatagcaatcattaataaaaagtatatatatatatatatatatatatatatatatatatatatatatatatatatatgggacatAACACGTCTGATATATACACTAAATCAAATtagcacacatacatatgcatagcAGTATAACACATTTATTCACCACGTATTGCCACATGGGTACtcacttttaaacaaatatattaacacGCTCAGACACAAATATTTGTATAgtcacacaaatacacatccagTCACATAGAAATACACACCCAGGTAATCAAAAGGGGCAAAACATTGTGGATTGGCTTTTTTAAATAACCCTGATTAAATACTCTCATATCACTGATAAAGTTGCACAAGTGGTCTGATCACATAAAACATTATCAAACGTAAAAGTTCCTTGTGATTTTACTAAAATAAGTACAGTAGCCTGCATTATTTACAAAGCTTTGCTAAAGGAAGACCTTTAAATGAAGTGGTTTAGCAGAGCCTTATATcccatgcccctctctcctttaAGGTAGCTCAGAGTAAGGCAATTTCCATAAATAAGACATTGTAACCCCAGATCTAATTCACTTTTGGACATCACAGACCCTGATGTGTCACTTTTACAAATGTGTCAGACTGACAGCACTTTAATCGGTTAACCCATTCACTGCCGGGCGCTGGAGGGGGCGTCCATGATTTGAATGAGTAATCCCCAGTcacttaaagagttaatatgtcAAACACAtactataaaaacaaatgttcacCTTCTGACCCTTTTACTAAATAGACAAATCGCTTTTAAACTATAACGTGGCTTCTAATTTTCCATGACCCCTAGAATATTAATGGAAACCAggccagttttttttgttttgtttttttaaatcggtttaaattaacatttttttttctgaaacggTTAAGCCATGATGTAATAACGGAgtcttttacaaaataaaccttttttcccattttcacATGACTTCCAAAATCACACATATCTTCATCAATTTGATCTATAAATTACTAATATCATCCTATTGCCCACATGCACCTGCCTATTGCCTGACAAGGTGCATCTCAGATCAAACCCTTTCAAACCAAAATAAACTGAATAACCAAACAGCAAAAGATAACGccaaatatttgtataattaactacaaatatttgtaaaaccagtaaataaaacatacttttcttGCACAAATCAGTTCTTTCAATAGAAGTTATTAGCTTGATCTCATATTAAATTTTGGTGGAGGTAGAATACAATATTTGAGCAGGTCAGCTGTAGATTCAGTTTCTCAAAACTCTACAAAAAGCTTAAAGTTtcctaaaaagaataaaaaatcttGACCATGCACTAGCTGACATGCACCCAATTCGGACAGTGTCACTTCAATAGAGGAATCAGCTCTGCTTATTTAACTGAATTAAGATCCCATAGCATGGATCTCATCTCTTAATCTCATCTCTTACAGTCCTAATGTAAAACAGAATCATACTAAATACAGGACAGTTTCCAAAGCAGGCAAAGTTTTGTTCCAGTTTTAATCCACTTTAATATGGATGCCCCTAAGCTAACTGTGACAATCAGACCTGGTTAGAAGCAGATCACAGAGGCTGAATGATGGTGCATTAAGTACCTGGTTCAGGTATGTGATCCCACGATGTCAGGGGTAGGTGGATTACTTGATGGGGAAAACACAATTGGATTTCTCCTGTAAATAGGTTTGTGTCCAGAAGTAGGGGCACCAGCAGGCATGCTCTGATCGCTGCCTGTGCTGATGGTGGTCAGGGGGGGCTTGCTGCTCAATTCCAGTCTCTTAAGTGACCAACAAACTCATTCTCCAGGAGCTGCTGCTCTGTGACTCCAAGAAGCCTGTCTGAAACTTAACTGAACTCCTAGTAGCAGCCGCCTCCTTCTTTTAAGCAATCATCGCGCATGCGCAGGAGAAGtgctcagccagccccttaccGAAAAGACTTCTATCAGCTCTCTGTGCACAGTTCCCCTCTCTGTTCTCATAGAGCATCGCTACCCTAGGGCATGAGGGTCAACACTGGAAATGATAATACATTTACACAATTGTGCAAATGTatcattaaaacaataatactactactaataataataattcatcaaCTCTCcatgtattttatgttacacataaaaataaatattaaatgattatcttattttgtatgtatatagagaGTTTGTTAAGGTAAATGATTTCAACAATTAGTAATTCAATTGTGATGTTGCAAAATAAAGTTTGCGCAGGACAAAGCATTCTTCAAACACAACGGTAAAACGTCATTGCCCCGTGTCAGGTAAACATACAGTTAAAATACAACATGATTTATATGTATACGTAGGTATaggtatataaataaagcatacATGTATAGGAGAGgtaagtatttatatataaagatgacagattagatagatgatagatagatagatgatagatagatagatagatagatagatagatagatggatagatagatagatagatagatagatagttagatagatggatagatagatagataggtagatagatagatagatagatagatagatagatagatagatgatagatagatgatagatagatgatagatagatagatagatagatagatagatagatggatggatagatagatagatagatagatagatagatagatagatagatgatagatagatggatagatagatagatagatagatagatagatgatagatagatggatagatagatggatagatggatagatagatagatagatagatgatagatagatagatagatagatagatagatgatagatagatagatgatagatagatgatagatagatagatagatagatagatgatagatagatagatagatcatgGCATTTATGAAAGTCCAATGCTTGTTTCTGGTGTATCCGTGTTCTTATTAATGATGAAGTCCACAGCTGTGTATAATTTCGTTGTCCCACTTACACAGACGTTGAGAGAAGCCATACACCGTACATACACCGTACATGACACGTATGATTTAGCTCTTCACATCTGCAACTGATCCACTTTGAATTTCCCTGCGAAATATTAGTCTGATGCTCACAGGACATAATGAGGAGCGAAATGTTTGGCATTATGTTGGGTCCCAGGGGCTGCCTCATAGTCCCCAAGTTAGGAAAGTCCACTTGAAACAATCTGATCCCCTCTTTGCTCCAGTAACCTGATCCCTGCGTGCAGTTTAGCGCCTGCTTAGCACTTCAGAGCTGGTGTTGTGATCAGTTGGGTTATGGGATTCCTACAACAATGTAATATTACACCAAAGGATAAAAGCCCACCACACATCTGCAATTGTGTTTTCTGGAGAACACTCCTTGCTTGTCTGGACCCCAGCACTCCTGTTATCTTACAGATAAAGCCTGTGTCACTAAAAGTGAAGTGAAGCAGAGATAACAATGAGATGTTGACTGACTGCAGGTACAATGGATACAGTATACACAGCCAGGGGTACAAGGTGAGGAGAAAGCACAGCTACTGATCCTGGAGACCACTGGGGCAGGGGGTCCTGCTGCTACATTTGTTTCAAAGGAGGAGTaacgttagaacaagaggtcataatctaaaagtagGGGGTCAGAGGGTTAGATGTAATGTatggaagctttactttactatgagggtagataagtggaacagcatcccagcagcAATGGGAGAcggtaacacagtgagggaatttaaacatgcatgggatagacatctttctatcctgaatctaagactagacGAAGAACATgcatataacacacacaaacactgcttgatctatttaaataaatataatgtatattatgttaAATCATGAAGCTTACATCATGGGTTGCTTTGTTCTCAACAGGCACTAAAGCGTTAACAAACCACAAGTGCAATTTATGAAAGGCCAGCACACATATATTTCTTAACATGGGtgaaggtttttctttttctagaaaACTAGTTAAGTTATTAAGAAtagtaaacatggacataatgcaaaaaaatagtaaGGAATTGTCTGAAACAAAAGGATCGTTTTTGGGTAGAATGAAGTTATTGCAACAGACACCAAACACGACAAGgatgtattttttcattaatggGTCATGTTTATTCAGAGGGTGTGCAGGGCAAATACAGGTGTATGGCAACAAATGCCAATTGCTCATGACTGACACATCAGAACAATTATTTATACTCATCCTAAGGTTTTATTCGATTTATAAAGCATTTTGAAAATCCTCTGTTCTTGATTGACATAAACAGTGTTTTTGttagcagcttttttttttttttaaatattcacttctaattatttaataaagcaaaGTTAGCTGCACGTCTTAAACGTAGGgtgatatattaatttatttactgttttatttatttaaactattttaattgtatttattcaatttcattttttataattgCAAAGTACAAA contains:
- the OSR1 gene encoding protein odd-skipped-related 1, giving the protein MASKTLPAPVPIHPSLQLTNYSFLQAFNGLPVPPDHIPNIYGFSALHAVHLHQWTLGYPTIHLPRSSFSKVPGVSNLIDTRFHLPAAFPLLPHVVHPKHESTNLAVKTKPRFDFANLAVAATQEDHCKLTQIDIQGSPSAMTTLLDVTKLGPEKKPTRGRLPSKTKKEFVCKFCGRHFTKSYNLLIHERTHTDERPYTCDICHKAFRRQDHLRDHRYIHSKEKPFKCQECGKGFCQSRTLAVHKTLHTQVKELKPSKIKC